Genomic window (Tissierellales bacterium):
TCCTTCAATGTCTTACTTTTGCATAATTAATTATGCAAGTACTTTAGTAACTACTCCAGATCCTACCGTTCTTCCACCTTCACGAATAGAGAATCTTAATCCTTCTTCTATTGCTATTGGTGTTATTAATTCTATAGTAAACTTAGCATTATCTCC
Coding sequences:
- the tuf gene encoding elongation factor Tu (EF-Tu; promotes GTP-dependent binding of aminoacyl-tRNA to the A-site of ribosomes during protein biosynthesis; when the tRNA anticodon matches the mRNA codon, GTP hydrolysis results; the inactive EF-Tu-GDP leaves the ribosome and release of GDP is promoted by elongation factor Ts; many prokaryotes have two copies of the gene encoding EF-Tu), with product GDNAKFTIELITPIAIEEGLRFSIREGGRTVGSGVVTKVLA